In the Hordeum vulgare subsp. vulgare chromosome 7H, MorexV3_pseudomolecules_assembly, whole genome shotgun sequence genome, one interval contains:
- the LOC123411570 gene encoding protein TIFY 11e-like: MAATGSAQSRRFAAACGVLSRCIKSAEARPVATVVLPLMPGAEMPAQDAHAAGPAPVNAQITIFYAGKVLVLDEVPADRAAELLRVAAASGTARGSCEAADGDLPMARKASLQRFMEKRKGRLAARAVPYSRPECDAFSCSRLTLTL, translated from the coding sequence ATGGCGGCGACAGGGAGCGCTCAGAGCCGACGGTTCGCCGCAGCCTGCGGCGTTCTCAGCCGCTGCATCAAGTCGGCGGAGGCGCGGCCGGTCGCTACGGTGGTCCTCCCCCTCATGCCCGGAGCAGAAATGCCCGCGCAAGACGCGCACGCGGCGGGTCCTGCGCCGGTGAACGCGCAGATAACCATCTTCTACGCCGGGAAGGTGCTGGTGCTCGACGAGGTGCCGGCCGACAGGGCGGCCGAGCTGCTCCGTGTCGCTGCTGCCTCAGGCACAGCGCGAGGGAGCTGCGAGGCGGCGGATGGCGACTTGCCCATGGCGAGGAAGGCGTCGCTGCAGCGGTTCATGGAGAAGCGGAAGGGGAGGCTCGCCGCGCGCGCCGTCCCCTACAGCCGGCCCGAATGCGACGCCTTCTCCTGTAGCCGTCTCACGCTTACGCTCTGA